A window of Eubalaena glacialis isolate mEubGla1 chromosome 11, mEubGla1.1.hap2.+ XY, whole genome shotgun sequence genomic DNA:
ccagttgcggcaagcgggggccactcttcatcgcggtgcgcgggcctctcactgtcgcggcctctcccgttgtggagctcaggctccagacgcgcaggctcagtagttgtggctcacgggcctagccgctccgcggcatgtgggatcttcccagaccggggcacgaacccgtgtcccctgcattggcaggcggattcctaaccactgcgccaccagggaagccccccccatGGTCTTTAAGTATGGGGGGAGGTATTCAGTCTATGTCTGTTAAGCATAACTGAATTGCCAattctgattctttttattttctagagtttttttttttttaagcttctgtTTATTAAACATCAATGAATTATTTTTCCTATGATGGTTTATTTGGGTATAGAGTTCTGAAATACCCACATCACACTTAGAATTTCACATTTGGTGGCATTAATTTATAGTTTATTGGATTCCAGACACATAGTGGAAAGGAAAAACATTGCAAAAATATGGATAATAGTGATCATAGTTTTCAACCTAAAAATAAAGGCTAAATGGTTTTTTGCACACCTTCTAGGTATAAGAGACATTTAGACAGTAGTTTGTATGTCTAAATGTCTATATTTAGAGGGTATTTTAATGTTCTACATGAACAACAGGACATAATATCCAAAATTGTGCCTATCCTGGAAAATCTTGGGCTGTGTATTCAACATGCAATAGAGGTTCCAAACTtactaaaacaagacaaaacaaagctTGCCACTTCTCAAGCCCTTTTTTCCACCACTATCCCAGATGATGACAAAATGTCCTCAGTTACACAGCATGGCTTTGGATAATTATTTCCTTTTGCATTTAGACCAAACTAATCCTTATTCCAGGCGAAGTGTCTTAATTCCTTTTAAGCATGTATTAAATTCCTCATATAATTatcctctttctctccatctcctttTGGTGAGGGTGGGCCGAGGGGCCAGGGTGTCGAGTCCTTGGCATGATCAGAATTGCTGGCCCCCAGCCCTGTGAAGTGTGTTCAGTATTGAACGTCCTTTCAATGAACTAACTTGATCATTTGTATCTCCCCTCTCACTGAGAACCTTAAGTCCTCATGTTTTCAGAAAGTTCCTCCTCAGAATAGTCATGAGACTTTGTAATGGATTTGGCAACAGTAACcaacaatcatttattgagcacgtgATATACCAGGAGCTGGGCGAGATACCAGGGCTACACAGGAAGCTGGTTAGGATCCCTGCCGTCAGACCTTGGATGGTGGAGTTGCGGGGGGGTAGGTGGGTCAGTCAGGGTCGGTCAGGCCATTGTAATATGTGTGAGCCCTATCAGGAGAGCACAGGTGAGGAGAGTTAAAGGACCACCTAGGCAGGTCATGGAACCCGGACTTGGGGAGGCCATGGAAAAGTGTGCTAGATAATGTAATATTTAGGCTAATACTTGAAGATGAAGGATTTAGCTAGGCAATCAGACAAATGAATTAAGTCTGTAACACACCATGTGGAGCCCCAGAACTGACAGGCTTATTTTCACCCAGAAGCTGCATTACAGTGTAGCATTTCAAGAACGGACTCCACCATTAGGAGAGCTGAAGTGTTGGTACTACCCTCTAATTCACTCTCGCGCAATACACTACCCAGTTGTGGACTGttgcttcaaaatttttttccaattgtTCTTAGAAGTGCTAGAACACTCGTTTTTATCTATCTAACAAATTCCCACTTGACTGAATTGAAGAAAAACTGATAGagaatttattttctgctttctgggttcttgccatctttttttttttaataaatttattttatttatttatttttggctgcattgggtcttcattgctgcacgtggtctttctctagttgcggcgagcaggggctactcttcgctgcggtgcacgggattctcattgcagtggcttctcttgttgcggagcacaggctctaggcgcgcgggcttcagtagttgtggcacgcgggctcagttgctccacggcatgtgggatcttcccagaccaggcctcgaacccgtgtcccctgcattggcaggcagattcttaaccactgcaccaccagggaagccccatcttttttttttttttaactttttattttatactggagtatagttgattaacaatattgtgttagttttaggtatgcagcaaagtgattcatatacatatacatgtatctattcttcttcaaattcttttcccatttaggttgttacataatattgagcagcattccctgtgctgtacagtaggtccttgttggttatctattttaaatgtagaCATGTGTACgagtcaatcccaaactccctgactgtcccttcccccccaccctccccccggtaaccataagttccttctctaagtctgtgagtctgttttgtaataagttcatttgtatcatttttttttagattctgcatataagcgatattatacaatatttctctttctctttctgacttacttcactcagtatgacaatctctaggtccatcctggGTTCCTGCCATCTTAATGACCAGATGAATTATCAGAGAAAGACTCGAGAAGCTGGTGTGCTCATCCAGCCTTTCAGGCTCTTCATTAGGGATTCTTTCATTAAGTCCACACTCTCACAAAAGGAGCTAAATGAAAGGCTGGTTAAGCTAACGGAAACAGTTTTGaccacattcttttttaaaattttagtctcTCTAAGGTTTCATATTCAAAGACTTAATTTTAAACGAAGGGAGGTCTATACATAAAACATGAATGAGTGTTTGAGACATTTATATTAAGGTTGAGAAGAATTAACTTGAATAATATGTGGCATAAACTTGCTGTTACAGAGACAGGAAAATGTGGTCCAAGAAAACAAGAGGACTTTGTTTAACTCCCTCTGAAATTTCATCTGTTTACCtcaccatttttttaattatctgaCTCTTAATTGGTTCTTTATCATACTTCCaagatttttctttcatcctCTGCAGTTACGAACTTGTGGTTTGTTTTGGAATATGGagacaaacagaaaataccttGGTCACACATTCGTTACCTTGAAAGAATCCTGATTTTATCGTTTTTGTAAAAATAAcataggttttctttaatttaaaaagcaatactagaaaaataagaggaaataaaaacttcGGAATACTATCGCTCAGAAATCACCATCATTAGTATTTGCCAGATGCTATTCTAGACATCTATGTATTTCTACAGTAATAGAATGAGAGGAATCAAAAGGATGTAAAATGAAATGTGTGTCATATTATACGTGTTATCTTTAAATAAGAAGTATGAGGTTTAACTTTACTTGAATTTAACAGAATAGAACtgaagtgaaatgaaaataattggtGAACTTGgtattttctcaaaataagaaattatcGGAAGATTCTTCTAAAgtcaaaaaattaggaaaaactgaaattataatgatttgaaatatatatatttttaaactttggatAATATCCTATGACCCATTGCTGGGAAAAGTGAAGGAATTAGCACTTTGAAAAGTCTTctgtcctctcctttcctctcccccagcACCCACCCTTGCCGTTAGCTATAAACCTTAACTTTTACCTTCTATCCTATACCCACACCACCACAGTTGCTTAATTTAGTTCTATAGCTTAATCACAGCTTCTtactctttgttttcattttcttgtgggTGGATGAATTTAACTGCCAACTCCTGTCTTGAGTTTAGGCGTGCGTGACAATGTAGGATTCAGATAGTTAAGAGGAAATTCACATTTAGAACCATGTGGGGATTCCAATATATCTCACTTGGTACTTGACCTGGGACTCAGAGGGGCCTCAGGTTTTTCCTGGTACGTCCCTCTAATGGAACCATCCTACAGTTTCCAACCAGCATTTAGaaatctctcttccttctctctttccttgacCTTTTCTCTTCCCCAACCCCTGGCCAGAAAAGCCCCTTCAACCAACCACACTGCCCACCTTTAAAGCCACCTTTCACAGCTTAAAATTGCCAGCCCCTCCTCCACTGGTTTCAGGGAAGCCAGTAAGGAGTGTCCAAATGTGCGTGATCTTCCAAAACACCGAATTGGAAACCCAGTGTGTGACTCACTTGACTTTTTTGGTTATTAAGGACCTTTTGTAAGGTTTGTAAGGACCTTTTTCAAGTGACAATTTTgactgtaaaaacaaaaatcacagtgGTGGAAGAAGATAGACATGAGTAGGAAAAAAATTGCAGTCAGAATGGAATTTACTTCCACTCTGAATTTTATGGCTACctataaatatgtaatttacatatttaaaattttcttagttCCATTTTAATTATTCTGTGTTCATTAGgataataaattcataaaatgtgATCTCTTTGCTTGCCAGCGAGGGGCATAAAATATGGAATTGCTCATCCTTTGTCCCAACAATGAATTGCTACAGAGCAGTCATAAATGAAAATTCTTTTCCTGCCCACGGCCTTCATTAATGCACCAGAAGCACTGTCCTTATTTAACTACCTGCTGCCCTGATTTCCCACATACTAACTCCTCTACAACATCTGATCACATGCAAGAGGTAAATATTCCTTACTTAGAAGCAGAATCTTTGAACTCAGGATTACAGGGGAAAAGTAATATAGCCTAATCAAATCTTTCTAGAATAAGGTTGAATAtgtgaattccttaaaaaaaaaaaaaaaactctcccttGGGGATTATAAAGCAAGCTCTTTCACAGGCCTTCAGTTTCCCCGTCATTGTTGGTACATAAGGTAATTTTAGGTGAATGTGACCATGTTTGTTTTCATAGTCATGCTTTTATTTTACTATACAATTAGAAACATATCTAGCAAAATGGTAATTATacaaaatttcttatttttaatgtaagtaaAAAGTGAGCcaatttaaagaaaatgcaaactaaataaTAGTATAGATAATATGCAGATATGGCAAAAAATTGTGAGGATGTTGTGCCAATGAAACATGAGGATGTGGAAATCAGAAATACAGAGGTATGGCAAAAATTGCACAAATGTGCAAGAGGGGAATTTGGAGATAAAAGAAGTTGGAAACAGGGGAATATGAAAATCAGACCTATTTAAATTAACCTACTTAAATTATGCATATTACAAATTCagatttttctctattaaaatCTACATGTCTACTGCAGTGGTTCTCCACGTATCATCCACCGAGACACGCACCACGGCTCTCCCGTGTGCCAGGCATGCCTGTGGAGACGCACAACTCCCTGCCTGATCTCTAGCTCCCCCTCTCGCCACCACTCCAGGAAGTATTTGGAAGACAGACAAACTGGAAATAGGATAATAAGAATAACCTTTACTCCACTCTAATTCATTTTTAGTAAATTATTTACGGATAggtacttctttttaaattaacttaaacccaaaaaacaaaaaccttttacTCACAAAGGTTTTGCAGCACACCAGTGATGGATTGCCACATGCCAGAGTATCAGTATACCTGAGAAACGGTGGTCTGACACCTGGTTTTGGTCTCACATATCATGTGTAGTGTTTCTTGTTGGGGAATTTGTGCTTTGGGGACTGTTTTCCTTGTTTTCCTCTCACCTAACAATATCCTCTTCTCTCTTTAACACCTATAGACTGTAGGGCGGGAACTGCTGCTCCATTTAATTGAATATCTCGTAACCAGCGATGGAAGAGACCCTGAAATCACAAATCTAATTAATAGTACCCGGATACACATCATGCCTTCAATGAACCCAGACGGATTCGAAGCTGTTGTAAAGCCTGACTGTTTTTACAGTAAGGGAAGGTAAGCACAGGCTAGTCtatctttatttaaaacacaacaaaaccatAAAAAGGCCCCCATCAGATCAGACCCCTTCGCCCTGTAAAGAGAAGTTAGTGAACCATCTCATAACCTGTGTCGTGTCACTGCTGTGCTGGAAACTTTTCAGGGCTGCCCATTGCTTTGACCTTGAGAAGTAAAATCCTGAGCAAGGCTGCTTTACCCCTGCACCTGCCTCACTGCTCCGGCTTCATCGCCTCTTCCCCCGCACTCACCCTGCTGCAGCCGCTCAGACCTCCCTTCATCTCCTGCAACCACCAGCTGCCTTCTCACCCCTGGcatttcccacccctcccccgccccccgtaCCCTGCTTCAACAGTATTTCCTCAAAGCCTCCTTCCCTAACCTATCAGATATTAGATCCCCAATTATTCTCACATCACCTGGCACTTTACCCTCATAGCACAATCTTTAATGTCTCATTTCTTGTTTAATGTCTACCTGAGGGCAGGAATGCTGCCCGTTGTGTTCATCCCTGTTAAATCCCAGGGCCTAGGGTAGTACCTAGACCCTCAATAAACAGGTTGATTTATTAAGCCAGCACACGAACTAATCACAAAGAAGAGTGAGTCTTGTAGTATTTCTGATTTAAAGTTTATTGTGTTTCAAGCAGCCTCAGGAAGTTTGGAACTTCTCAAATGTCTGATAAACATTGATATTTGTgcaattaaaaatttgtttttaccaAAGATTAATAAATCACCACTTGATTCCCTTCCACGTTTAAGTTTTTTAGCATATTTAAACATGGCCAGTCCACTTTTCAGAAATACGTTTGTATAAAATAGCACGTTCCTGTTGTTTCTGTTACCAATTGCTATGGAACAAACTGCCCCCAAATTGAGGGACTTAAAACAACCACCTCTTTATTTACTCTCCACTCTGTAAGTTAGGCATTTGGGCAGGGCAGAGCAGGGATGGCTAATCTCTATGCCATGATGTCAGGGGCCTCAGCTGGGGTCTGGCTGGGACCGTATCTCTAGAGTCTCAGTGCTGGCTGTCACCTGGGTTCCTCATTCTTGCACATGGACCCTTGGCGTGGACAGCATTGGGGTCTCAGGGTTCCAAATGGGAGTGTCAAGAGCAAAAGCCCCGAAATGCAAACACTTATCAGACCTCCGCTTACATCCGAATCACTACTGTCCCACTGGCAAGAACACGTCACATGGGAGGGGACAACATATTGTGTGAATGCCAGCTGTGATTCATTGGAGGCTGCCCAGGCAACCATCCACCACCTCTGTATTCATATTTGGAAAAACACCTGGAGCCCAAAGCAAAGGTCTACACACTGCACGAATCTGCTCCCTCAGACAGCAATAGTAAaccttaaaaaattctttcttttaaagggaaaatagtaACTTCTATGACCTGAATAGAAATTTCCCCGATGCTTTTGAATTTAATAATGTACCAAGGCAGCCTGAAACTGTGGCAGTCATGAAGTGGCTGAATACAGAGACATTTGTCCTTTCTGCAAACCTCCACGGTGGTGCCCTGGTGGCCAGTTACCCATTTGATAATGGTGTTCCAGGTAAGCAAACTTGGGCCCAGCTCTTGCTTTCTAAGTCCAGAGTGAAACTGCAAACTCTCTGCCTCTGAATGGGGATAcactcttcctctccccacttaacttctctggcaGGGATAGAAAGAGCCCCATTCTCTTGACCCTCAGCTATCCTTCCTACAATTTATAAACGGTAGATGGGCAAAGTGGCTGAACTGATAACAACACGGGATTACTTGACATTCATCAGTGAAACGGTAAAATTGGGATTTAAATTAGCCCACAAGAGGCAACacggctaaataaataaataaataaaactaatcaTGTAAGTAATAATTCCTGATTCCTCTTAAAACTGTGGGATAAGGTATGTACCAAGGACTTAAAGTATTCGAGTGGCTTCATTTAACCCCTACAGTACCTAAGGAAAGTTTACTGACCTCCAGAAATCAGCAAGAGTGACTAAGAGGGTATTTAACTTTTAAGCTGACTGAGAAGGAGTTTAGACATGTACATGGTTATTTTGTGTGATATTGCCTTCTGTATGTCCATTAAAAACTAGGAAGAGGAGTAAAGGGAGTATTCGTGGAAGTGGGTAGAGGATCTCACTAGGAAATTAGAGCCTTTGTGTGTGATGTGATGATGCATGTGCTAATATGGTGTGTGCTTCCTCCGACTATAACTTCAACTAAAAGGTCTTGGTCTGTCTTTCACGTACAGCCACTGGGACATTATACCCTCGGAGCTTAACCCCTGATGATGATGTTTTTCAATATCTTGCACGTACCTATGCTTCAAGAAATCCCGACATGAGGAAAAGAAATCCATGTAGAACTAAAATAGAGTTTCCTGGTGGAATTGTAAATGGATACTTTTGGTATCCACTCAAAGGTGAGTTTCTCTTCGTTCTGCTATTCTCCTTACTGCCTTCACCCAGAGGTGCCAGCTGGCCTTCACCCCAGCAGTTGCCAAAAGTTAGGCACAGTGCAGTCCCTTCAGTTGTGTCTCTGTCAGCTAATATCACAGAGCAGTGAGGGGAACTGATCATTTGAGAGATGCTCAGACATGCTCCCCACTGCCAAAGCCTCCTGAGTTCAGACACTGGTTCAGCATTTACCTTGGAGCTGGGAACTGTGCCAAGAAAGATGAACAGGACACAGATATTAAGCCCAAGTTTAAGAGAGAAGAgcaacatacaaataaataattgtgaTGGCATGCAATGTGAATAAAAGTAGAGATTTAGGGCttcccttggtggcgcagtggttaagaatccgcctgccaatgcaggggacacgggtttgagccctggtccgggaagatctcacatctTAGTtgcacagagcaactaagcccgtgcaccacaactactcagcctgcactctagagcccgcaatccacaactactgagtccacgtgcctagagcccgtgctctgcaacaaggagagccactgtaatgagaagcccgccaccgcatcgaagagtagcccccgctcgctgcaactagagaaagcccgcgtgcagcaaggaagacccaacgcagccaaaaaataaaataaaattttttaaaaagtatagattTAGAAAAGGTACAGTGTACCACAGAGGCGTAAAGCCAAAATACATCAGGGAGTAGTGAAGGCCTTAGAGAAATGTAATGCTTATGTCTGATCCAGTGGGGACAGCTGCTACTTAGAACAAGGCAATTATTGCCATGCAGCAGTGGGGGGCAGTATTGCCAGATCTTCCAGTTTGTGAAGCAAGCTGGATATTTCCATGAAGTCTCCTGATTTTAAAACCACTTTGCAGGCTAAACAAAAGAGCCCTCTAGTTTTTCTCCCTTGGAACAGGatggccaggtgagggagggagtgaggagctGGCCATGTAGGGAACATGGTGGAGGGGTGTTCTTGTCAGAAGGAATAATATAAGCAGAAGCCCAGGGGTGCCAAGAGTCCTAGTCTGGAAATTGACAGAGAATAGGAGGGACCTAGGACAGAAGGGTGAGAGGGGAGACAGTGGGCTGGAACCAGGTTTCCACTGCCTCAGTGGAAAGTGCCCCCTTCCAGACTGGTCAGCTGATCCTACCAACAGCAACCCCCAGCCTGCATTTCCGCATACAGGCTACTTCCTCAGTTGTCACTTTGGATGCACAGGCTATCAAGTAGTCTTGCACAAGCTGGGACTTTTGTGTCTGGGCGGGTCTCTGCCAGCTTTCCAgataatataaataagtatagACCACAAGTGAGAGGAACCAGGACCAGCCAGATACGACAACATCCCAAACTTCTCTCTGCTGTTCGAGAGAgagcctccccactcccaccacagGACTGAGTCCCCGCTCACTACTCTCCACAGGGAGGAAAGGGCCCCTTCCTGCCCAGTGGCAGCGCTGTCCTTCATGTGCATTGTCTGTAACTTTCAAGACAGATCCAGATGTGTGGGAGATTAACTAGAAACCTAATTTTGCTGTTGGGAGTTGTTCCCAAGTGTGCCTGTGTGTCAGCTGTGTATCTCTGTGAGAAAAAAAGAGGGCAGAGCCAGAAACTTTGAGGAGCTTAGAACAGAGCATTCTGGCTCAGTCTGGAGGTTTTTGTGGCCAGGCCTGACTGGCATTATCAGGAGCGGCACACACTCTCCACACTTGGTATTCTCCATCCAGCGCGCTTTGCACACCTGTTGTGCACACCTGTTTTGCCATTTAACTTCTTTCTACCTGAGACACAGCCATCCAGCCaagggcttttgttttgtttcatttctctcttccttttttccttcttctatttcttggtgaaaatgaggtcagagagaaatacaaaacttgtaagtaaaggaaaagaaaggatagAGTAATTCTTCCTGGCTAAAATCTGTACGTACATAGATATTACTCAATGTTTACATAATATTTTGACCATTTTCTGAgcataaattttttttacttcattactTCCCAAATACCCTGATGAAATTGAGAATACATATTTCACTGGGCAGATATCAAGTATAACTAATTAAAATCTGGCAGAGACTACTTCCTTCAAAGTTACCATATTTCTTCAAATCCAACATGCCACTGATTGTAAAACATGTcccaccaagaaagaaaaaagtttccaGCCAAACTAATAACCCAATGATGTTATTCAGCCATCAAATTTAAGATACTTCCCAAttcagagattttaaaatgtgaaaagtttTTCATCTTCGAAAATATAAAATACGGTTATAACCCTTTGAAAATAGGGTGTTGAGAGGTAAGAACTAGAAAGTGAGCATGGGCAGTGGTAACCCCAGAAGTACCAGGGGCCTGCGTCTTCCCCTGCTCCCTGAGAATCAGCATGGCACCTTCCCTCTCATTCCCAAACGCAGTGTGGTGTGATGGCTGAGAGCATGGGGGCGCTAGGAAGATGGCCTGTGCTCCAGTCTCAGCCATTCACTGGAAAGAATCCCTGGGCACATGAACTACCATTTGTGATtaagcttcctcatctgtaaaatacgaGTGAtaattactgtgaggattaaatgagtggaTGGTGAAGCTCTTCCAACAGTACCTAGCAAGAGCGAACACTCAGTAAACACTGGCCATTATTATTCCTCCAAATTCATATACTTAGCTTTACAGAATAAATGTGTTTATGAATGGtttgtagaaatattttaaaagaaatctcacTCTAGTTTATATctgtttaaaatgtaatttaggaAGAAATGTAACTtgaagaatccttttttttttttttttttttatttatttatttttggctgcgttgggtcttcgttgtggtgcgcgggcttctcattgaggtggcttctcttgttgtggagcacgggctctaggcgcacgggcttcagtagttgtggctcgcgggcttagttgctccgtggcatgtgggatcttcccagaccagggattgaacctgtgtcccctgcattggcaggcggattcttaaccactgcgccaccagggaagcccttgaagaatcctttttgtaattttgattttaaaaaaggacCCTTCTTCTATCCCTCCCTTAATTTTGATGCACAACTGAACATCAGTCAGCTCTGATTCAGTTACCCATATGGGAATATTTAGGATTGCTTTGTCATGCCTGGATAATAAAATGTCAAGCTCTAATTGTACTTGCTAATATGTCAAATTCATCTTTTCCTGTTTACGTGTACTTTCATTACAACCGTCTGATTCACCTGTCCCCAAGGTACATGATACTTGGCTTCACTCCAATTTcagaccttaaaaaaaattaaatatgcttGTGTTTAGGTGGAATGCAAGATTACAACTACATCTGGGCCCAGTGTTTTGAAATTACGTTGGAGCTGTCATGCTGTAAATATCCTCGCAAGGAGAAGCTTCCAAGCTTCTGGAACGATAACAAAGACTCACTGATTGACTATATAAAACAGGTGCACATAGGTTTGTAAGATTTTCTTATTAATTCCTGTTAACACAAAATATAGCATCTGGCAAACCGTCTGGGTTGAGAAAATGCAAGGCCCTATTTATGTTTTCTAGGTATAGCCTCATTTTTAGTACCAGAACAATGGTTCAGAATTCTCTCTGCATGAACATCTGCAGCCTGTGAGAAATGCAGCACCCATCAGTTCATATAAGAGAAAGCATGGTGTGTTACTTTAATATGGGGGTGTAAAATCCAGGGTACTCCTAATTTTACAAGTTGAATGACCTGGAAATCTGGCAAAAGATCAGGAAAACAGGCTGTTACTCTGTTACATCATCACCCATTTAGAAAGAAGCCAA
This region includes:
- the CPM gene encoding carboxypeptidase M, whose protein sequence is MDCARLWLGLLLPVVAALDFSYHHQPEMERFLKSITQNYSSITHLHSIGKSVEGRNLWVLTVGRFPKEHRIGIPEFKYVANMHGDETVGRELLLHLIEYLVTSDGRDPEITNLINSTRIHIMPSMNPDGFEAVVKPDCFYSKGRENSNFYDLNRNFPDAFEFNNVPRQPETVAVMKWLNTETFVLSANLHGGALVASYPFDNGVPATGTLYPRSLTPDDDVFQYLARTYASRNPDMRKRNPCRTKIEFPGGIVNGYFWYPLKGGMQDYNYIWAQCFEITLELSCCKYPRKEKLPSFWNDNKDSLIDYIKQVHIGVKGQIFDQNGTPLPNVTVEVQDRKHVCPYRTNKFGEYYLLLLPGFYVIEVTVPGHNPHLTKVTIPPKSQNFSALKKDILLPFRGQLDHIPESDPLCPMIPLYGDLQGHSAATKPSLFLFLVTLFHILFK